The genomic window GCCGCTGCAGTGGCTGGCGATCCTGCCGATCGCGCTCTGGCGCACGATCGTGCATCTGGTGGCCAAGCGGCCCGCCCAGATCTGGCCGGAATGGGCGGCGGCGGCCGTCGCGATGGCGCGCATCCCGGCCGTGGCCCGGGCGCGCGGCGGCATCCGCCGCACCCGGCGCGTGTCGTGGCAGAGCCTGGCGCCGCTGCGCATCGGCCGCGCCGACCTGCGCACGAACCTCGCGCTCACCGACGACTCCGACCGGCTCGCCGATGCCCGCCGCACCGAGCTGCGCTTCTTCAGCGGCGGCGGAGCGTGGGCGGTGCTGGCGGCGCTCGTCGTCTCGGTCGCCGCGTTCCCGGCCCTGCTGGCGTGGCCGGTGCTCGGGGGCGGCGCGCTGGCTCCGCTGCGCGACACCGTGGCGCAGCTGTGGGCGGATGCCGCCTACGGTCAGCGCCCCCTGGGCCTGGACACCGTCGGCGCCGCCGACCCCTTCTCGGCGATCGTCGCCGCCATCGGCTCGCTGTCGCCGGCCGCGCCGTCCCAGGCGCTCGTCGTGCTCTGGGTGCTCGCCCTGCCCCTGGCGGTGCTCGGGGGCTGGTTCGCCGCGACCCGCGTGACCGATCGCTCGCTGCTGCGCATCACCGGCGGCGTCGCGTGGGCGCTGGCGCCCACCTTCCTCAACGTCCTCGTGGAGCCGCGGCCCGCTGCGGTGATCCTGCACCTGCTGCTGCCGTGGCTCTTCTACGCGGGCTCGGTCGCGCACCGGTCGTGGGCAGCCGCCGGGATGGCATCCCTTCTGCTCGCCGGGGTTGCCGCGTCTGCACCCTCGCTCGTCCCCGCTCTCCTGGTGCTGTGGGTCGTCGCCCTCGCGATCACCCTGGTGCGCCGGGCCGGCCGGAGCGCTGCGCGCGTGGCGTGGCTCGTGGTGCCCTCCGCGGCGATGGCCGCCCCCCTGGTGTGGCAGCAGCTCACGGCAGGCAACCCCTGGGGCCTTCTCGCCGACCCCGGCGTGCCGTGGGCGGGGGCTGTCGCGACGGCGGACGCCGCCGGACGGGCCCTCCTCGCCGCCGGCTTCCCGACCCCCGACCCGGGCGGCTGGGGAGGGCTGCTCGGCGGTGGCCCGACCTGGTGGGTGCCGCTGCTGGTGGCACTGCCGACGCTTCTGGCCCTCATCGCCCCGTTGACGGTGCGCTGGGCGGCGGGCGTGCTGCTGCTGTCGACCGCGGCGCTGGGAATCGCCACCGCGTTCGCGGCCGTCGCCATCTCGGTCGCCGTGACCCCCGCCGCACAGCCGGTCGTCGTGTGGCCGGGCGCGGGGCTGAGCCTGGCCTGGCTCGGCGTCATCGGCGCGGCGCTGCTCACCCTCGACGTCGTGCCGGCCGTGCCGACGGTGCGCGTGGTGGGCGCGACCGCCGTGATGGGGGTGCTCGCCGTGTGCGCGATCCCCGCCCTCACTGCGCAGGCACGGGATGCCGCCGCCCTCACCGAGGGTGCCGCGAGCACCCTCCCCGCCTATGTGGCAGCCGAAGGCCGCGGATCGCCGTCGCTCGGCACCATCGTGATCGCGCCCCTCGCGGACGGCTCGATCGCCGCCGATGTCGTATGGGGTGCCAGCGAGACCCTCGGCGGCCAGAGCACGCTGCACTCGACGCGGGTGGATGCCACCCCCGCCGACCGGGAGACCGCCGAGCTGATCGCGGACCTCGTCACCGATGCGGCCGATGACGCCGTGGCCCCGCTCGCCGAGCGCGGCATCGCCTTCGTTCTGCTCGCCCCGACCGCCGAGCCCGTCACCGAGGCGGCGCAGTCGCTGCGCCGCACGGCGGCGATCGCGCTGGACCAGCGTGACCGGCTGGAGCCGGTCGGCGAAACGGCGCGGGGATCGCTCTGGCGCGTGTCGGGCGACATCGAGCCGCGCCCCGGTGCCGACCGGCAGGTCGCGGCGATCGCGCGCTGGATCTTCGCCGGCGAGGCCCTGGTGCTCATCATCGCGGTGCTGTTGGCGATACCGACGGCCCAGACCCGCCGCGATGCCCGTCGGGTGCCGCGGGTCGTCGGCCTTCGGGCAGGGGAGGGACGATGACCACCACCAGGTCCCGCTGGGCCACCAGTGCACGGCTGGCCGGCGGCACGGTCGCGGCGGTCGCGCTCGTCGCCGGCACGGTCACCGCCGCCGCCGTGACCTGGCCCGCCCACGAACGCGCCCCCATCAGCGTGGTCGCGACGCCCGCACCGTCGGAGTCGGTGGTCGCGTGCCCCGGTGGCCTCTTGGCGATCGGCCGCGACGCGACGCTGGCAGGCTCGGTGTCGGTCGTCGCCGAGGCCACGACCACCGTCGGCACGGCCGCCGGGCAGACCGAGCCGACGCCCGAGGTGCTGACGGTCCCCGGGATCGAGGGCTCCGCGCCCGCGGTCTTCTCGGCCCCTCCCGCCGGCGACACCCGCACCGATCTCGCCGCCGCCTCGTCGGCGTCGGTCGCCGCAGAGGATCTCTCCGGCTTCGCTGCGGCCTCCTGCGCCCCACCCCTCCTGGAATCGTGGATCGTCGGCGGAGCGACCACCACGGGTTCGTCGGGCCTGCTGCTGCTGGCGAACCCGGGCAGCGTCCCCGCCACCGTCCAGATCACCGCCTACGGTGCGGCCGGTCCGCAGACACCGCCTGCGGGCCAGCTCGTCGTCGCTCCCGGGACGCAGCGCGTGGTCCCCCTGGCCGGTCTGGTGCGCGGCGAGCAGAGCCCCGTGCTGCACCTGGTCTCCACCGGCGCCCCCGTGCAGGCCTCGCTGCAGGCGAGCATCACCCGCACGCTCCTCGCCGGCGGTGTCGACCAGGTGGGCGCCATCATCGCCCCAGACACCGAGCTGGTCTTCCCGGGCGTCGCCGTGAACGCCCCGCCCGGGGTGGAGGGCGCATCGGACCCCACCGCCGTCGTGCGACTGCTGGCCCCCTCCACGCCCACCACCGCCACGGTGACGGTGCGAAGCGGCGACCGTGAGGTCGCCACGCGCGAGGTGCCGCTCGAGGCGGGACTGCCGCTGGAACTCGACCTCGGCGCGCTCGCGGTCGGCGCCTACAGCGTGCACGTCGCCGCCGACGCCGCCGTCGTCGGCGGGGTGTGGACGACCACCGGGTTCGGCGAGGGAGACGACTTCGCCTGGCACACGCCAGCCCCGCGACTGGACGGCGCGACCCTCGTGGCCGTGGCGGCGGGGCCGTCGCCGGTTCTGACGCTGGCGGCGCCCGCAGGCGAGGCGGTCACGGCGACGCTGACGGCCGACGCCGGCGCGGGCGCCGCGCAGCAGGTGACCGTGCCCGCCGGCGGGACGGTCGAGGTCGACGTCTCGGAGGGCGCGATCTACCGGCTCGAAGCGGCCGAGCCGGTCCATGCCGCGGTCGGCTTCGCCGGCGACGGCGCGCTGGCCGCCTACCCCGTCTGGCCCGCTGACGCGGCGGCATCCCCGCTCGTCGTCCACCCCTGAGCTTAGGATGGGCACATGATGCGGCGCCGTCTGAGAACCGAGACCGTCGCCCGCCCGCGGCCGTCCCGTCACGGCCGTCACGGTCGCGACGGGCGCAGCCCCGTCGTGCGCCCGCCGCTGCCCCCGCTGGACACCCGCGCCGAGCGCTTCGACCTGGCCGTGGGAGCGGCGGCGGAGTTCCTGCGCAGCGCCTGGGAGGACCTGCGGGATGTGCGCTTCGAGGTCGGCGAGATGCCGGATGCCGCGGACGACGGCGGCATCCCGCGCTGGAGCGTGCTGCCCGATCAGCAGCGCATCATCCTGTACCGCCTGCCGATCGAGCGCCTCAGCCGGCCGCACCGGGAGGACGAGCTGCACCGGCGCATGATCATCGAGAGCTGCGTCTTCCGTGCGGCCGCCGAATACCTCGACAAGGATCCCTGGGACCTGGGCCCCGAGCGCTTCCGCTTCTGAGGCATGCCGCGCGGCGTGCGGCCCGGCCCGCACCTCGGCGATAGCGTGGTGACGATGCGCGAGAGACTGTGTTCCAAGGTCGGGTGCGCCCGGGAAGCCGTGACGACCCTCACGTTCGACTACGGCGACCAGATGGCGGCCCTCGGACCCCTGGGCGGCGGGGGAGACCCGCACGCCCACGACCTCTGCGCCATCCACACCGAGCGGCTCTCGGTGCCCAAGGGATGGGTCGTCGTGCGCCACGAGACGCTGCGCGTCTGACACCCGGCCCGCCTCCGGCGGTGCGTGGCACAATGACGGCATGCCGACCCAGACGCCTGCCCTCACGTACGCCGTCGCCGATCTGTCGCTCGCCGAGGCGGGGCGCCACCAGCTGCGCCTGGCCGAGAACGAGATGCCGGGTCTCATGGCCCTGCGCGCCGCGTTCGGGCCCTCCCAGCCTCTGGCCGGTGCGCGTATCGCGGGTTCGCTGCACATGACGGTGCAGACGGCCGTGCTGATCGAGACGCTCGTCGCCCTCGGGGCCCAGGTGCGCTGGGCCAGCTGCAACATCTTCTCCACCCAGGACGAGGCCGCCGCCGCCGTCGTCGTCGGCCCGGACGGCACGGTCGACGAGCCGCGCGGCGTGCCGGTCTTCGCGTGGAAGGGCGAGACGCTCGAGGAGTACTGGGACCTCGCCGACCGCATCTTCGACTGGAGCGACGAGGGCTTCGACGGACCGAACCTCATCCTCGACGACGGCGGAGATGCCACCCTCCTCGTCCACAAGGGCGTCGAGTTCGAGAAGACCGGGGCGGTGCCGGATGCCGCCCCCGACGACCCCGCCGAGTACCGTGTCATCCTCGACGTGCTGCGCCGCAGCCTCGCCCGCGACCCGCAGCGCTTCACCCGCATGGCCGCGGGCCTGCTCGGTGTCACCGAGGAGACGACCACCGGCGTGCACCGGCTCTACGAGCTCGCGGCATCCGATCGCCTGCTCTTCCCCGCGATCAACGTCAACGACTCGGTGACGAAGTCCAAGTTCGACAACAAGTACGGCATCCGCCATTCGCTGCCCGACGGCCTCAACCGCGCCACCGACGTGCTCATCGGCGGCAAGGTCGCGTTCGTCTGCGGCTACGGCGATGTCGGAAAGGGCGCGGCCGAGGCCCTGCGCGGCCAGGGCGCGCGCGTCATCGTGAGCGAGGTCGACCCGATCTGCGCGCTGCAGGCGGCGATGGACGGATACCAGGTGGCGCGGCTCGCCGACGTCGCGGACCAGGTGGACATCCTCATCACCGGCACCGGCAACAAGGACGTCGTCACCGTGGACGACCTGCTGGCGCTCAAGCACCTCGCGATCGTCGGCAACGTCGGGCATTTCGACAACGAGATCGACATGGCGGGGCTTGAGGCACTCTCCGGGGCCGAGCGCGTGGAGATCAAGCCGCAGGTGCATGAGTGGCGGCTGCCCACGGGGCGCAGCGTCCTGGTGCTCAGCGAGGGGCGGCTGATGAACCTCGGCAACGCCACCGGCCACCCGTCCTTCGTGATGAGCGCGTCCTTCACCAACCAGGTGCTGGCGCAGATCGAGCTGTTCACCCGACGCGAGGAGTACCCGACCGCGGTGTACACGCTCCCCAAGCACCTCGACGAGAAGGTCGCCCGGCTCCATCTCGATGCCCTCGGCGTGCAGCTGACCACCCTCACGCCGGCGCAGGCGGCCTACATCGGCGTGCCGGTCGAGGGCCCCTACAAGCTGGACCACTACCGGTACTGAGCCTCTCGCGGCGTCAGCGCACCGGGAACCCCCGCGGCGCCACGTCGACGCCGGCGGTCAGTGCGGCCGCGCGCTCGTCCTCCCCGTGCAGCGCCCGCAGTTCGCGCTCGCGGCGGACCGCCACGACGCCGAGCAGAAAGGTCTCGGGGTCGACCGCGGGCACGGGGGCGACGAATGTCCGCGTCTCGGCGGCCAGCGACATCGCGGTGCGCGTGCGGGCGGCGGGTTCGAGATCCCGGGCCTGCCGCACGAACTGGGCGATGCGGCGTGCGAGGCGGTCGGGCAGCCGGCCGACGTCGGCGACCGCCGCCCACCCCGCCAGCACCGGCGGCACCCCAGGGGGCTCCGGCGGCAGCTTCGGGGTGCGGGTGCGTTCGCTGTAGGTGCCGGCCAGCAGGTCGCCGAGGCGCTCCGCCCGCGGGGTGAAGGCTCCCACGATCCCGGCGACGGCGCCCAGCGTGAACCACAGTTCGAACACGCCCACCAGAGCCCGGATGAACGCCTGCCGGAAACCCGCCGCCCCGCCGTCGGTGCGCACGATACGGGCGCCGATCACGAGCTTGCCGAGGCTGCGCCCGCGGGTGGCGGTCTCGACCGCGGTCGGGATCACGACGGTCACGAGCACGAGCACGACGATCGTGAAGACCGAGGTGAGGTCCCCGCCGAGCACGTTGCGCCCCGCCGCCCACGAGGCGGCGGCCGCGAGCAGCAGGAACAGCGCCACCCCGGCGACCATGTCGATGAGCACGCCCACCGCGCGCAGGAAGTAGCCGACCGGCTGCACGTCGAGGGCGACGGCTTCGCCCGTGAGGATCTCGTCCTGCTGGATCTCCACGGCGGGCCCGGGCGTCGGCATGGCTACAGTGAATCACATGGATGCCGACGCCCTCACCGCCGCCCGGCGTGGGGAGTGGGCGCGTCTGGACGAACTGAGCCGTCGTCGCCGGCTCGGCGGGGCAGAGGCCGACGAGCTGGTCACCCGCTACCGGGCAGCCTCGGCCGATCTCGCCGAACTGAAGACATCGGCCGGTCGCACCCCCGAGGGCGATTACCTCTCCACTCTGCTCGCGCGCGCCCGCTTGCAGCTGACCGGCACCCCCGACAACGTGCTGCGTCAGGTGCCGCGGTTCTTCCTGCGGCAGCTGCCGGCAGCCCTCTATCGCCTCCGCTACACGACCCTGGTCATCGCGATCGGCTTCGTCGCGGTCGCCGCCCTGGTGGCGGCCTGGGTCGCCCGGGACCCGGTGGCGCTGGCGTCGATGGGCAGTCAGGCGCAGCTGGAGCAGTACGCCGAGAACGACTTCACGCAGTACTACAGCGAGAATCCCGCGGCCGTCTTCGCAGGGATGGTCTGGACCAACAACGCCTGGATCGCCGCGCAGTGCGTGCTCTTCGGGATCACGGGGCTCTGGCCGGTGATGGTGCTGGTGCAGAACGCCGTCGGGGTCGGCACGTCGGCGGCGGTGCTGTTCGCCTTCGATCGGGGCGACGTCTTCCTCCTCCACATCGCGCCCCACGGACTGCTGGAGCTGACGAGCATCTTCGTCGCCGGCGCGGCGGGGCTCCACATCTTCTGGGCATGGGTGGCGCCGGGAAGGCGGGGGAGGGGCGAGGCGGTCGCTGCGGCGGGACGGTCGCTGGCGACGGTGGCCATCGGACTGGTGTTCGCCCTCGCGCTCTCGGGCCTGATCGAGGGATTCGTCACTGCGCAGCCCTGGCCCTGGCCGCTGAAGATCGGCATCGGCGCGGCGGCGCTCGCCGCCTTCCTCGTCTACATGCTCGTCGTCGGCGGCCGTGCCTACCGCCGCGGCGAGACGGGCGACCTCACCGAGTACGAGACCGGGACCCCGCGGCTGATCGCCGGCTGACGCCCCCCTGCGTGTTTTGTATCAGTCAAAACAACGGTAGGGTGGAGGCATGACGCAGCAGAGCATTCCGGATGCCGCGGACGCGATCCGCGCCGCCGGGCTCCGCGTCACCGACTCCCGCCGCGTCGTCTTCGACGCGCTCGCCGGTCAGCCCCACGCGAGTGCCGACGACGTCTACGCGCGGGTGGCTCCGCTCGCTCCGCGGGCGAGCAAGCAGTCGGTCTACAATGCTCTCGGTGATTTCGCCGACGCGGGACTGGTGCGCCGGATCGAACCGGCAGGCCACCCCATGCTCTTCGAGCTGAGGGTCGCCGACAACCACCACCACCTGGTCTGCACGACGTGCGGCCGGGTCGAGGACGTCGACTGCACGGTGGGGCATGCGCCCTGCCTGCATCCGTCCGAGACCCACGGCTTCGCCGTCGCCACCGCTGAGGTGACCTTCTGGGGTCAGTGCGCCACGTGCGCCGCTGCCTGAATCCCGCACTCGCGTTCCTCCCCCCCCCCCGAATGCAACCCGAACCCTGCAATGGAAGGACCCCCATGACCGACGACACGATCCCCGCGATCGGTGAAGACGCCACCGGCATCGACCAATCCGTCACCGTCACCGACACCGACACCGCTTTCGCCGAACAGGCCGCGAAGGCGGATGCCGCGGGCGGCTGCCCCGTCATCCACGGTGGTCAGGCAGGCGGCGCCGGTCAGGCCCACCCCGCCGGCCAGCCGCACCCGACCACGGGATCGGCGAACAACGTCTGGTGGCCCAACCAGCTGAACCTGCGCATCCTCAAGAAGAACCCGGTCGAGGCCAACCCCCTGGGCGGCGACTTCGACTACAAGGCCGCCTTCGCCGCGCTGGACCTGGCCGCGGTCAAGGCCGACATCGCCGAGACGCTCACCACGTCGCAGGACTGGTGGCCGGCCGACTTCGGCAACTACGGCCCCCTCATCATCCGCATGGCCTGGCACAGCGCCGGCACCTACCGTGCGACCGACGGTCGCGGCGGCGGCGGCGCCGGACAGCAGCGCTTCGCGCCGCTGAACAGCTGGCCCGACAACGTCAACCTCGACAAGGCCCGGCGCCTGCTGTGGCCGGTCAAGAAGAAGTACGGCCAGGCGCTGTCGTGGGCGGACCTCATGATCCTCGCCGGCAACGTCGCGCTGGAGTCCATGGGCTTCGAGACCTTCGGCTTCGGCGGCGGCCGCGCCGACGTCTGGGAGCCGGACGACGACGTGTACTGGGGCCCCGAGACCACCTGGCTCGGCGACGAGCGCTACACCGGGGAGCGGGACCTCGAAAAGCCCCTCGCCGCCGTGCAGATGGGTCTCATCTACGTCAACCCCGAGGGCCCGGCCGGCAACCCCGACCCGCTCGCCTCGGCACGCGACATCCGCGAGACCTTCGCGCGCATGGGAATGAACGACGAGGAGACCGTCGCCCTCATCGCCGGCGGCCACACCTTCGGCAAGACCCACGGCGCCGCACCGGACTCCAACCTCGAGGACAACCCCGAGGCCGCGGGCCTGGAGATGCAGGGCCTGGGCTGGAAAAACAACTTCGGCACCGGCAAGGGCGACGACACCATCACGTCGGGCCTCGAGGTGACGTGGACCTACCACCCCACCCGCTGGGACAACGAGTTCTTCCACATCCTCTACGCCTACGAGTGGGAGCTCTTCACGAGCCCCGCCGGTGCGCACCAGTGGCGCCCGAAGAACGGTGCCGGTGCCGACATGGTGCCGATGGCCCACGACGCGACCAAGCGCCGCGAACCGCGCATGCTCACCAGCGACCTCGCGCTGCGCGTCGACCCCGAGTACGACAAGATCTCGCGCCGCTTCCTCGAGGACCCGGTGGCCTTCGGCGACGCGTTCGCCCGCGCCTGGTTCAAGCTGACCCACCGCGACATGGGCCCCATCGCCCGCTACCTCGGACCCGAGGTCCCCACCGAAGAGCTCATCTGGCAGGACCCGGTTCCGGCGGTCGACCACGTGCTGATCGACGCGGCCGACGCGGCAGCGCTGAAACAGCAGATCCTCGCCACCGGTCTCACCACCGAGCAGCTCGTGTCGACGGCCTGGGCGGCGGCATCGTCGTTCCGCGGCAGTGACAAGCGCGGCGGCGTCAACGGCGCCCGCATCCGCCTGTCGCCGCAGAAGGACTGGCAGGTCAACAACCCGCCGCAGCTGAAGGTCGTGCTCGACGCCCTCGAGGGCGTGCAGAACGCCTTCAACGAGGGACGCACCGACGGCAAGAAGGTGTCGCTGGCCGACATCATCGTGCTCGCCGGCAACGCGGCGGTCGAGAAGGCCGCGCACGCGGCCGGTGTCGACGCCGACGTGGTGTTCCACCCGGGCCGCACCGACGCGACGCAGGAGCAGACCGACGTCGACTCGTTCGGCTACCTGGAGCCGGCGGCCGACGGGTTCCGCAACTACTACGGGCCCAAGGCGTTCCTCCCGCAGGAGCACCACCTCATCGACAAGGCGAACCTGCTGACCCTCAGCGCGCCCGAGATGACGGTGCTCGTCGGCGGCCTTCGGGTGCTCGGCGCCAACTGGGACGGCTCGGAGTACGGCGTCTTCACCAACCGACCCGGCGTGCTGACGAACGACTTCTTCGTGAACCTGCTCGACCTCGGCACCACGTGGACGCCGCTGGACCCCGGTTCGCAGGCGTTCGAGGGCATCAAGGACGGCTCGGGCGAGCGTGTCGGCCGCGGCACGCGCGTCGACCTGCTGTTCGGCTCCAACTCCGAGCTCCGCGCCCTCGCGGAGGTCTACGCCAGCGACGACGCGCAGGAGAAGTTCGTGCGCGACTTCGTCGCCGCGTGGGGCAAGGTCATGGAGCTGGACCGCTTCGACCTGCGCTGATCCACCCGCACGGCAGCCAAGCGGCCCGTCCCCTCTCGGGGCGGGCCGCTTCGCGTGCGGTCAGCCCAGCTCTCGCCCGTCGAACAGGGCGCGGTGGCAGAAGCCGGCGACCAGGGCGCCGACGATCGGGAAGACGATGAACACCCACAGCTGCAGCAGCGCATCGGGGCCGCCGTAGAGGGCGGTGGCGATGGAGCGGGCAGGGTTGACCGACGTGTTGTCGATCGGGATGGATGCCAGGTGGATGAGGGTGAGCGTCAGCCCGATCACCAGCCCGGCGAACTTCGTCCCCCGGCTGGGGTGCGTCACCCCCAGGATCACCAGCACGAAGATCGCCGTGAACAGGATCTCGGCGACGATCGCGGCGCCCAGACCGAAGCCGCCGGGGGAGTGCTCGCCGAACCCGTTGCTCGCGAAGCCGCCGTCCTGGGCCGAGCGCAGCCAGCCGTCGGGCCCGAAGAGCCCGATGAGCACGAGGAGGGTGGTGCCGATGGCGCCGCCCACGAGCTGGGCGACGATGTACGCGACGGTCTCCCGCCAGGGGAAGCGGCCCGCGGCGGCGAGCCCGAGGGTGACGGCCGGGTTGAAATGTCCACCCGAGATCGGGCCCCAGGCGTAAGCGCCCGCGACCACGGTGAGGCCGAACGCGAGGGCCACCCCGACGAAGCCGATGCCGAGGGACGTGCCCTCGGAGCCGACGCCGTAGTCGGCGGCGAACAGGGCGGCGCCGATCGAGCCGAACACCAGCAGGAAGGTCCCCATCGCCTCCGCCGACAGGCGCAGGGCCATGCTCGGGCCCCCGGGGGCGGCGGCGTGATCGAGCGGCGTGGGGGCGACGTGTTCTTCCGGACGAGGATCATTGCTCATGGCTGTGGCTCCTTTCGCGCTCACAGTAGCCCCCCGCGGCGCACCTCGACAGCACCCGCGTCGCGAGCTCAGAGCCGGCCGGCTGCCTTCAATGCCAGGTACCGGTCGGCGATCTGCGGCGGCAGGTCGTCGGCGGAGGCGCTGAGCGCGTCGCCGCCGGCGCGGGCGATGGCGGCGGCCACCCGCGCGGCGTCGCGGGCGCTGCGCTCCAGGGCCGCCGCGCGGTAGACGTCGTCGGCGGTGCGGCGCCCCCCGGATGCCGCACCGGTCAGGTCCGGCGTGGCGTCGGTGGCGGTGCCGACGAGCACGTGCGCTCGCCGGGCGACGGCGCCGAGGGAGCCGAGGAACCCGCGGGAGGACTCGGGGGAGTCCTGCGCGGTCAGCAGCACGACCAGCGAGGGACGGGAGGTGAGGGTGCGCACCTGGGCGAAGGCGGCATCCCAGTCGGTGTCGATCAGCTGCGCCTCCACCGGCGCCATCGCGTCGACCATCGCCGGCAGCAGCGCCGACCCGTCGACGCCGGTGACCCGGGCGCGCAGCACCCGGTCGAACATCGCGAGGTGCACGTGGTCGCCGGCGCGCGACGCGAGAGCGGCCAGCAGCAGCGCTGCCTCCATGGCGGCATCCAGGCGCACGCCGTCGCCGACCCGCGCAGCGGAGGTGCGGCCGGTGTCGACGATGATCACGACGTGTCGGTCGCGCTCCGGGCGCCAGGTGCGCAGCATCGTCGTGCCGGCGCGGGCGGTGGCGCGCCAGTCGATGGAGCGCACGTCGTCGCCGCGGACGTACTCGCGCAGGCTGTCGAACTCGGTGCCCTGCCCGCGCACCTGCACGCTGGTGTTGCCGTCGAGCTCGCGCAGCCGCGCCAGCCGTGAGGGCAGATGCCGCCGCGACGTGAAGGGCGGCAGCGCCCGCACGGCACCCGGCGCCTCGATGCGGGCCTGGCGCCCGCCGATGCCGAGCGGGCCGCCGGAGCGGACGACCACGAATTCGCTGCGCAGCTCGCCCCGCCGCCGTGGCCGCAGCGGTATCGGGATGGTCCGCCGCTCGCCGGCAGGGATGTCCAGCCGGGCGCGGCGTTCGGGCGCTCCGGCCGTCGGCTGCCACGCGTCGCGCAGCTGCCCGCGCAGCCGCCGGGCGCCGCCGTTGTGCACGACGAGGGCGGTGTCGACGCGCTCACCCAGCCGCGCGCGGGTGGGACCGGTGCGTGTGAGCTGCAGCAGCCGCGGATCCGGTGCGACCGCGGCGTCCACTCCCGCGGCCAGCGCGCACAGCAGCAGCCACAGCCCGGCGACGGGCCACGGGGCGATGCCGGCGGAGCCCAGCAGCACCACGGGCACGACGCCGAGGGCGACCAGTGCGGGCAGACGGCCGGTGACGTACATGGTTCCTTCGGGACGTGCGGACGGTGGGGACGGTGGTGGACGGCGGGCGGGAGGCCGACTCAGATGGGGACGGGGGTCTGCTGCTGCACCGACGCGAGGATCGCCTCCACCGAGACGCCTTCGATCTCGGCCTCGGGCCGCAGCCGCAGCCGGTGCCGCCAGGCGGGCAGCAGCATGGCCTGCACGTGATCCGGGGTGATGGCGGGGTAGCCGCCGAGCCACGCCCAGACCTTGGCCGCCGCCAGGAGGGCCGTCGCGGCTCGCGGGCTCGCACCCAGTTGCACGGAGGGCGCCTGCCGCGTGGCCCGGGCGAGGTCGACGACGTACCCGAGCACGTCGTCGGCGACGGCGACGGATGCCGCGGCGCGCTGCGCCGCGCGGATCTCGTCCGCCCCGACGACGGCGCCGATGCCCGCAGCCTCCAGGTCGCCCGGGCGGAACCCGTCGGCGTGTCGGCGCAGCACCGCGAGCTCCGCCTCACGTGCCGGGACGCCGATGACGAGCTTCAGCAGGAAGCGATCCAGCTGCGCCTCGGGGAGCGAGTAGGTGCCCTCGTGCTCCACGGGGTTCTGCGTCGCCGCGACCAGGAAGGGATCCGCAAGCGGGCGGGTGACCCCGTCAGCCGAGACCTGGCGCTCCTCCATGGCCTCGAGGAGTGCGGCCTGGGTCTTCGGCGGCGTGCGGTTGATCTCGTCGGCGAGCAGCACGTTGGTGAACACGGGCCCCTCGCGGAACTCGAACTCGCCCGAGCGGGCGTCG from Microbacterium sp. zg-Y625 includes these protein-coding regions:
- the aqpZ gene encoding aquaporin Z; this translates as MALRLSAEAMGTFLLVFGSIGAALFAADYGVGSEGTSLGIGFVGVALAFGLTVVAGAYAWGPISGGHFNPAVTLGLAAAGRFPWRETVAYIVAQLVGGAIGTTLLVLIGLFGPDGWLRSAQDGGFASNGFGEHSPGGFGLGAAIVAEILFTAIFVLVILGVTHPSRGTKFAGLVIGLTLTLIHLASIPIDNTSVNPARSIATALYGGPDALLQLWVFIVFPIVGALVAGFCHRALFDGRELG
- a CDS encoding stage II sporulation protein M — encoded protein: MDADALTAARRGEWARLDELSRRRRLGGAEADELVTRYRAASADLAELKTSAGRTPEGDYLSTLLARARLQLTGTPDNVLRQVPRFFLRQLPAALYRLRYTTLVIAIGFVAVAALVAAWVARDPVALASMGSQAQLEQYAENDFTQYYSENPAAVFAGMVWTNNAWIAAQCVLFGITGLWPVMVLVQNAVGVGTSAAVLFAFDRGDVFLLHIAPHGLLELTSIFVAGAAGLHIFWAWVAPGRRGRGEAVAAAGRSLATVAIGLVFALALSGLIEGFVTAQPWPWPLKIGIGAAALAAFLVYMLVVGGRAYRRGETGDLTEYETGTPRLIAG
- a CDS encoding AAA family ATPase, whose protein sequence is MNRVRLEVGKAVVGQDGAVTGLLIALLARGHVLLEGVPGVAKTLLVRSFSRAIGLDTKRVQFTPDLMPGDVSGSLVYDARSGEFEFREGPVFTNVLLADEINRTPPKTQAALLEAMEERQVSADGVTRPLADPFLVAATQNPVEHEGTYSLPEAQLDRFLLKLVIGVPAREAELAVLRRHADGFRPGDLEAAGIGAVVGADEIRAAQRAAASVAVADDVLGYVVDLARATRQAPSVQLGASPRAATALLAAAKVWAWLGGYPAITPDHVQAMLLPAWRHRLRLRPEAEIEGVSVEAILASVQQQTPVPI
- a CDS encoding Fur family transcriptional regulator produces the protein MTQQSIPDAADAIRAAGLRVTDSRRVVFDALAGQPHASADDVYARVAPLAPRASKQSVYNALGDFADAGLVRRIEPAGHPMLFELRVADNHHHLVCTTCGRVEDVDCTVGHAPCLHPSETHGFAVATAEVTFWGQCATCAAA
- a CDS encoding DUF58 domain-containing protein produces the protein MYVTGRLPALVALGVVPVVLLGSAGIAPWPVAGLWLLLCALAAGVDAAVAPDPRLLQLTRTGPTRARLGERVDTALVVHNGGARRLRGQLRDAWQPTAGAPERRARLDIPAGERRTIPIPLRPRRRGELRSEFVVVRSGGPLGIGGRQARIEAPGAVRALPPFTSRRHLPSRLARLRELDGNTSVQVRGQGTEFDSLREYVRGDDVRSIDWRATARAGTTMLRTWRPERDRHVVIIVDTGRTSAARVGDGVRLDAAMEAALLLAALASRAGDHVHLAMFDRVLRARVTGVDGSALLPAMVDAMAPVEAQLIDTDWDAAFAQVRTLTSRPSLVVLLTAQDSPESSRGFLGSLGAVARRAHVLVGTATDATPDLTGAASGGRRTADDVYRAAALERSARDAARVAAAIARAGGDALSASADDLPPQIADRYLALKAAGRL
- the katG gene encoding catalase/peroxidase HPI, with protein sequence MTDDTIPAIGEDATGIDQSVTVTDTDTAFAEQAAKADAAGGCPVIHGGQAGGAGQAHPAGQPHPTTGSANNVWWPNQLNLRILKKNPVEANPLGGDFDYKAAFAALDLAAVKADIAETLTTSQDWWPADFGNYGPLIIRMAWHSAGTYRATDGRGGGGAGQQRFAPLNSWPDNVNLDKARRLLWPVKKKYGQALSWADLMILAGNVALESMGFETFGFGGGRADVWEPDDDVYWGPETTWLGDERYTGERDLEKPLAAVQMGLIYVNPEGPAGNPDPLASARDIRETFARMGMNDEETVALIAGGHTFGKTHGAAPDSNLEDNPEAAGLEMQGLGWKNNFGTGKGDDTITSGLEVTWTYHPTRWDNEFFHILYAYEWELFTSPAGAHQWRPKNGAGADMVPMAHDATKRREPRMLTSDLALRVDPEYDKISRRFLEDPVAFGDAFARAWFKLTHRDMGPIARYLGPEVPTEELIWQDPVPAVDHVLIDAADAAALKQQILATGLTTEQLVSTAWAAASSFRGSDKRGGVNGARIRLSPQKDWQVNNPPQLKVVLDALEGVQNAFNEGRTDGKKVSLADIIVLAGNAAVEKAAHAAGVDADVVFHPGRTDATQEQTDVDSFGYLEPAADGFRNYYGPKAFLPQEHHLIDKANLLTLSAPEMTVLVGGLRVLGANWDGSEYGVFTNRPGVLTNDFFVNLLDLGTTWTPLDPGSQAFEGIKDGSGERVGRGTRVDLLFGSNSELRALAEVYASDDAQEKFVRDFVAAWGKVMELDRFDLR